One genomic segment of Pseudoalteromonas sp. GCY includes these proteins:
- the pcnB gene encoding polynucleotide adenylyltransferase PcnB has translation MASPTPAIIPRSEHGISRKQFSPNAIKVLYRLKDGGYDAYLVGGCIRDIMLGIEPKDFDVVTNATPEQIKKLFRNCRLIGRRFRLAHIVFGREIIEVATMRGHHLSDDSCATTSQASEHGQLLRDNVYGSIEEDAERRDFTINALYYSINDFTLRDFAGGVADIKARKIELIGDPETRYREDPVRMLRAIRFATKLDMEIATPTRTPIKALAPLLGHIPAARLFEETLKLFLNGKAEENFLQMREYGLFSQLFPALDKILAQPDNDFERRFIQQMFANTDSRINADKKVTPAFIYAALLWFPILAKSEALAAEGMNEYDAFMQAINHVLAENAKHVAVPKRFTLGARDIWHIQQRLDKRSGQRAYRLSLQPRFKAAYDFLLLRVESGEQEQEELAAWWTDYLKNDVTGQKDMVRNLGNQSKPKRRYNRRKPKRKPKED, from the coding sequence ATGGCCAGCCCGACACCTGCGATAATTCCTCGCAGCGAGCATGGTATATCTCGTAAACAATTTAGCCCTAATGCCATCAAAGTGCTCTATCGCTTAAAAGATGGTGGCTATGATGCCTACCTTGTTGGTGGTTGTATCCGCGATATCATGCTAGGGATTGAGCCTAAAGACTTTGATGTCGTCACAAATGCAACGCCCGAGCAAATCAAAAAGCTCTTCCGTAATTGTCGCTTAATAGGTCGTCGTTTCCGCCTTGCGCACATTGTTTTTGGACGAGAAATAATTGAAGTCGCCACCATGCGCGGCCACCATCTAAGTGATGATTCTTGTGCCACGACAAGCCAAGCCAGTGAGCACGGACAGCTATTACGCGACAATGTCTACGGCAGTATTGAAGAAGATGCCGAGCGCCGCGATTTTACTATCAATGCGCTATACTATTCGATTAATGACTTTACCCTACGTGACTTTGCTGGTGGTGTTGCTGACATTAAAGCGCGGAAAATTGAGCTGATTGGCGATCCTGAAACTCGCTATCGCGAAGATCCGGTGCGGATGCTCAGAGCTATCCGCTTTGCAACCAAACTGGATATGGAGATTGCTACTCCGACCCGCACCCCGATTAAAGCGCTAGCGCCATTACTTGGACATATCCCCGCAGCACGCTTGTTCGAAGAAACGCTAAAACTGTTTTTAAATGGTAAAGCGGAAGAAAACTTTCTTCAGATGCGTGAATACGGCTTATTTTCGCAGTTATTTCCGGCGCTCGATAAAATCCTAGCACAGCCTGATAATGACTTTGAACGTCGCTTTATTCAGCAAATGTTTGCCAATACGGATAGCCGTATCAACGCGGATAAAAAAGTAACCCCTGCATTTATCTATGCAGCACTTTTATGGTTCCCTATTTTAGCTAAAAGTGAAGCGCTCGCGGCCGAAGGTATGAATGAATATGATGCCTTTATGCAAGCCATTAATCACGTCCTTGCTGAAAATGCTAAACACGTTGCAGTGCCTAAACGCTTTACTTTAGGTGCCCGAGATATCTGGCATATTCAACAACGCCTAGATAAACGTTCAGGCCAACGTGCATACCGCCTAAGCTTGCAGCCGAGATTCAAAGCCGCATATGATTTCCTTTTATTGCGTGTTGAAAGTGGTGAGCAAGAGCAAGAAGAACTTGCAGCTTGGTGGACTGACTACCTCAAGAATGATGTCACCGGCCAAAAAGACATGGTTCGCAACTTAGGTAACCAAAGCAAACCTAAGCGTCGTTACAATAGACGTAAGCCAAAAAGAAAACCAAAAGAAGATTAA
- a CDS encoding porin, whose translation MKKSAIALAIALGTVSFHSAAEIRINGFASIIGGQTLDSDDTLYGYDNDFDMENRSLFALQLSADLQESLTATAQIVGRGQNDFDAEFEWAYLTYAISDSSQISAGKMRIPFYRYSDFLDVGYAYRWVKPPQSVYNLSFSTYNGLSYIHNSTLGEWESTVQLALGSVDDDIVAITYSDEAELNNTVGINWTLSRDWFSARAAYFATEASISAANSPELSGLLAGLNGYGLTQQADDIAVDKDDAYFAAIGVSIDYNDILFDAEYTQFDVDNSILAKQQQYYASLGYRIDTWTLHLTYEHNEDKNENGEFNSVPLTISAPNGVTIPVTTDPTNPNAPYLRTLVNGALAGARAESETWSIGARYDFHPSAAFKIELNQFDNTLTDQKVELLSFGIDLVF comes from the coding sequence ATGAAAAAGTCAGCAATTGCATTAGCGATAGCGCTTGGGACAGTTAGTTTTCACAGCGCCGCTGAAATCAGAATTAATGGTTTTGCTTCCATTATTGGTGGTCAAACGCTAGATAGTGACGACACTCTATATGGCTATGACAATGATTTTGATATGGAGAATCGTAGCTTATTCGCCCTACAACTTTCCGCCGATCTACAAGAAAGTCTAACTGCCACAGCACAGATCGTAGGTCGTGGTCAGAACGACTTTGATGCCGAGTTTGAATGGGCATACTTAACTTATGCGATTTCAGACTCGTCACAGATAAGCGCAGGTAAAATGCGTATTCCATTCTATCGCTACTCTGACTTTTTAGATGTCGGCTATGCATACCGCTGGGTTAAACCACCTCAATCGGTATATAACCTAAGCTTTAGCACCTATAACGGACTAAGTTATATCCATAACTCGACGTTAGGGGAATGGGAAAGCACAGTACAATTGGCTTTAGGTAGCGTAGATGACGACATTGTTGCCATCACCTACTCTGATGAAGCTGAGTTAAACAACACAGTAGGTATTAACTGGACACTAAGCAGAGATTGGTTCAGTGCGCGTGCGGCCTACTTTGCTACCGAAGCGAGCATTAGCGCAGCTAATAGCCCTGAACTATCTGGATTATTAGCGGGGTTGAATGGCTATGGACTAACTCAACAAGCGGATGATATTGCTGTCGATAAAGATGATGCTTACTTTGCCGCGATTGGTGTTTCTATCGACTATAACGATATCTTGTTCGATGCTGAATACACTCAGTTCGACGTGGATAACAGCATACTTGCTAAACAACAACAGTATTACGCTTCCCTTGGTTACCGTATTGATACGTGGACACTCCACCTAACCTACGAACATAATGAAGATAAGAATGAGAACGGAGAGTTTAATTCTGTCCCACTCACCATCAGCGCTCCAAATGGTGTCACTATTCCCGTTACAACCGATCCAACCAATCCAAATGCGCCTTATTTAAGAACACTGGTTAATGGTGCGCTTGCAGGCGCTCGTGCAGAGTCAGAAACGTGGAGTATTGGTGCACGTTATGACTTCCATCCGTCAGCTGCATTCAAAATTGAACTAAACCAATTCGATAACACGCTAACAGATCAAAAAGTTGAGCTGTTGAGCTTCGGTATCGATTTAGTATTCTAA
- a CDS encoding methyl-accepting chemotaxis protein, protein MSLGTAFADLSITKKIHAITLVAVVAFVVIVFVNYNAISSNQRALNELEEQTYKILNLATENANKLQNLDELFTQAVTFGDAELLDKAKEYQQQIQANLQKIESVQSGFMPSDNSDELVQYGKIAQQIAGGMIDGTADFSRIQEDAKKKTEIYEGLVADFTKAKTNANDRFIELLQNTEERSANALTIMLIVAVISLLVLVFLAVVIARGIGNSAKDAAQNLKLLAQGQGSLSTTLNVRSHDEIGQVSINFNEFVALLKGAVVEVMSVVEPLMKDSSRLVQGMEKAEGATNQQTHDAEVVRQSMEEMRLSVGDISHSASQASDAAQLAEQEVEQSKRQIQVSVNESQALSEEINHAAETINKLADDTQNVTQILNVITSIAEQTNLLALNAAIEAARAGEQGRGFAVVADEVRELASRTAKSTNEIRELLNVLTEAANQAVKAMTSASSMAINNAEAAAQTGQSIEQIAAQILSINSMNGQIAAATEEQTSVAAMVVNNVTSMHQSFQDTMQALNEVQDVAENLHVLSDNLKDATSKFRV, encoded by the coding sequence ATGAGTCTAGGTACTGCTTTTGCTGATCTTAGTATCACCAAAAAGATCCACGCAATTACGCTCGTTGCGGTTGTCGCTTTTGTGGTTATCGTTTTTGTTAATTACAACGCTATTAGCTCTAATCAAAGAGCTTTAAATGAATTAGAGGAGCAGACATACAAAATTCTTAACCTCGCCACGGAAAACGCAAATAAGCTGCAGAATTTAGATGAGCTATTCACTCAAGCTGTAACCTTCGGGGATGCTGAATTACTAGATAAAGCAAAAGAATATCAACAGCAAATCCAAGCTAACCTGCAAAAAATTGAGTCGGTACAAAGCGGCTTTATGCCTTCAGATAATAGCGACGAACTTGTACAGTACGGCAAAATTGCGCAACAAATTGCTGGGGGAATGATAGATGGTACAGCTGACTTTTCCCGTATCCAAGAAGATGCCAAAAAGAAAACTGAAATCTACGAAGGCCTAGTCGCCGATTTTACCAAGGCTAAAACGAACGCGAATGACCGCTTTATCGAATTACTACAAAACACCGAAGAGCGCTCAGCAAACGCGCTAACAATCATGTTGATTGTGGCTGTTATTTCTTTACTCGTTCTGGTTTTCTTAGCGGTTGTGATTGCAAGAGGTATTGGTAACTCTGCTAAGGATGCGGCGCAAAATCTGAAACTATTAGCGCAGGGGCAGGGGTCTTTGTCTACCACGCTCAATGTGCGCTCTCACGATGAAATTGGCCAAGTATCCATAAACTTCAATGAATTTGTTGCGTTACTAAAAGGGGCGGTTGTCGAGGTGATGAGTGTCGTCGAACCTTTGATGAAAGACTCAAGTCGTCTTGTTCAGGGGATGGAAAAAGCTGAAGGGGCAACTAATCAACAAACGCATGACGCGGAAGTGGTACGCCAATCAATGGAAGAAATGCGTTTGAGTGTTGGTGATATCTCTCACTCGGCGTCACAAGCGTCTGATGCTGCCCAGTTGGCCGAACAAGAAGTTGAGCAGAGTAAGCGTCAAATTCAGGTGTCGGTTAACGAGTCACAAGCGTTAAGTGAAGAAATTAATCATGCGGCAGAGACGATCAACAAGCTAGCTGATGATACACAGAATGTGACGCAAATCTTAAATGTGATCACATCAATTGCAGAGCAAACCAATTTACTTGCCTTGAATGCCGCGATTGAGGCGGCTCGTGCTGGTGAGCAAGGTCGAGGCTTTGCGGTGGTTGCCGATGAAGTCCGCGAATTAGCCTCAAGAACGGCAAAGTCGACCAACGAGATAAGAGAACTTTTAAATGTGCTTACAGAAGCGGCAAATCAAGCAGTGAAAGCGATGACAAGTGCAAGCAGTATGGCAATTAACAACGCCGAAGCAGCAGCGCAAACCGGGCAGTCGATTGAGCAGATAGCGGCACAAATCTTGTCTATTAATAGCATGAACGGTCAAATTGCTGCGGCGACGGAAGAGCAGACTTCTGTAGCAGCTATGGTAGTAAACAATGTGACATCTATGCACCAGTCTTTCCAAGACACAATGCAAGCGTTGAATGAAGTACAAGACGTTGCTGAAAATCTCCATGTATTGTCCGACAACCTGAAAGATGCAACCTCAAAATTTAGAGTCTAA
- the sfsA gene encoding DNA/RNA nuclease SfsA: protein MKFSRQLQQATLLKRYKRFLVDLRTPSGDEFTVHCANTGRMTNCADPGFTAYYSTSDNPKRKYMHSLELTQDNDGHFICVNTAVANKVSVEAIEQGRITQLQGYKTVQTEVKYGAENSRIDILLSNLENGQSSQFCYVEVKSVTLLEQQQGFFPDAETLRGQKHLRELIHIKQQGHRAVLLFAALHTGINCVKPASHIDQKYAALVKEAISHGVEIIAYRAHIDDNQVQLIEEIPFDYA, encoded by the coding sequence ATGAAGTTTTCTAGGCAATTACAGCAAGCAACCTTGCTCAAACGATATAAACGCTTTCTTGTCGATTTACGTACCCCAAGTGGTGACGAATTCACCGTACACTGCGCCAATACTGGTAGAATGACCAATTGTGCGGACCCGGGGTTTACAGCCTATTATTCCACCAGCGATAACCCTAAACGAAAGTACATGCATTCGCTGGAGCTGACGCAAGATAATGATGGTCATTTTATTTGTGTAAATACAGCGGTGGCTAATAAAGTGTCTGTTGAGGCCATTGAGCAAGGAAGAATAACGCAACTACAAGGCTACAAAACAGTTCAAACTGAGGTGAAATACGGGGCTGAAAATAGCCGAATTGATATTTTGTTGAGCAACCTCGAAAATGGACAATCCTCGCAATTCTGCTACGTTGAAGTAAAGTCGGTGACTTTGCTAGAGCAACAGCAAGGTTTTTTCCCTGATGCAGAAACCTTAAGAGGTCAGAAACATCTTAGAGAATTAATCCACATTAAACAGCAAGGTCATCGTGCGGTGTTACTGTTTGCCGCGCTCCATACAGGGATCAATTGTGTCAAACCAGCCAGTCATATCGATCAAAAATATGCAGCGTTAGTAAAAGAAGCAATTTCTCATGGAGTAGAAATCATTGCTTACCGAGCGCATATTGACGACAACCAAGTACAATTAATTGAAGAGATTCCTTTTGATTACGCTTGA
- the folK gene encoding 2-amino-4-hydroxy-6-hydroxymethyldihydropteridine diphosphokinase has product MNIAYIGLGANLSEPMAQIQRALDVLAAHPDLSLVQHSSLYGSKPMGPQDQPDYVNAVAKLATSLTAESLLDVLQQIELEHGRVRKAERWGPRTLDLDILLFNTDTISSDRLTVPHYGLKEREFVVYPLLEIAPELKLPDGTELNSLTQKLPLNGLAILK; this is encoded by the coding sequence ATGAATATTGCGTACATTGGATTGGGTGCAAACCTATCCGAACCGATGGCACAAATACAGCGAGCACTCGATGTGCTCGCCGCCCATCCTGACCTCTCGCTTGTCCAGCACTCTAGCCTGTATGGCTCAAAACCTATGGGCCCTCAAGATCAACCTGATTATGTGAATGCCGTAGCAAAATTAGCGACATCATTAACAGCGGAGTCTTTACTCGATGTGTTGCAACAAATAGAGCTCGAACATGGCCGTGTACGCAAAGCTGAGCGCTGGGGACCGCGCACGCTCGATTTAGATATTCTGCTTTTTAATACCGACACCATTAGCAGCGATAGGCTTACGGTGCCACACTACGGCTTGAAAGAAAGAGAATTTGTCGTCTATCCACTATTAGAGATAGCGCCAGAGCTCAAATTACCTGATGGCACTGAGCTTAACTCTTTAACACAAAAGTTACCACTTAACGGATTAGCAATCCTCAAATAA
- the panB gene encoding 3-methyl-2-oxobutanoate hydroxymethyltransferase — protein sequence MAKISVSTLAKMKREGTKITALTAYDASFAKLFHDNGVDVILVGDSLGMVLQGGEDTLAVTTDDIAYHTRCVRAGSKELFVIADMPFMSYSDPQSACQNAATLMRSGANMVKLEGGEWLYDSIALLTQQGIPVCGHLGLTPQSVHVFGGFKIQGREEAQAQKMIADAQALERAGAQMIVIECVPSALAKRITDAVAIPVIGIGAGKETDGQILVMHDLVGISAGYIPKFSKNFLLETGNMPDAVKKFCADVQSGDFPGPDHEFN from the coding sequence ATGGCAAAAATTTCCGTCTCAACACTTGCCAAAATGAAGCGTGAAGGAACAAAAATAACAGCCCTCACCGCATACGATGCAAGTTTTGCAAAGTTATTTCACGACAATGGCGTAGATGTCATCTTAGTGGGTGATTCTCTGGGTATGGTTTTACAAGGTGGTGAAGACACTTTAGCCGTTACCACGGATGACATTGCCTATCACACCCGTTGTGTCAGAGCTGGTAGTAAAGAGCTATTCGTTATCGCCGATATGCCTTTTATGAGCTATTCAGATCCACAGTCAGCCTGTCAGAATGCAGCTACCTTGATGCGCTCTGGTGCTAACATGGTTAAGCTTGAAGGTGGTGAATGGCTTTACGACAGCATTGCACTGCTTACTCAGCAAGGGATCCCAGTTTGTGGTCATTTAGGTTTAACACCACAATCAGTGCACGTGTTTGGTGGCTTTAAAATTCAAGGTCGTGAAGAAGCACAGGCACAAAAGATGATAGCCGATGCACAAGCGTTAGAACGTGCTGGTGCACAAATGATTGTGATTGAATGTGTGCCTTCAGCATTGGCTAAACGCATTACCGATGCCGTGGCAATTCCGGTAATTGGTATTGGCGCTGGTAAAGAGACCGATGGCCAAATTTTGGTTATGCATGACTTGGTTGGTATTTCTGCAGGCTATATTCCTAAGTTCTCGAAGAACTTCCTGCTCGAAACTGGCAACATGCCAGATGCGGTGAAAAAGTTTTGTGCAGACGTGCAATCAGGTGACTTTCCAGGGCCTGATCACGAATTTAATTAA
- a CDS encoding phosphate ABC transporter substrate-binding protein, translating into MIKKIMTLGLLLASHAALADIAVIVNSANASTVDDGTIKKLFLGKSKSFADGSSATPVNQDGNAVFDEFNDKVIGKSSSQLNAHWSKLVFTGKGTPPKKLDSDQAVIDFVSSNADAIGYIDASKVTDAVKVIGKY; encoded by the coding sequence ATGATCAAAAAAATAATGACCTTAGGGCTACTGTTAGCCAGTCATGCAGCTTTGGCAGATATTGCTGTTATCGTGAATTCAGCAAATGCATCTACCGTGGATGATGGTACCATCAAAAAGCTATTCCTAGGCAAAAGCAAATCATTTGCCGATGGTAGTAGTGCGACCCCTGTGAATCAGGATGGTAATGCGGTATTTGACGAGTTTAACGACAAAGTGATCGGCAAATCTAGCTCTCAACTAAATGCCCATTGGTCCAAATTAGTATTCACCGGTAAGGGGACACCTCCGAAGAAGCTAGATAGCGACCAAGCGGTAATTGATTTTGTTTCGAGCAATGCAGACGCTATCGGCTATATTGATGCTAGTAAAGTGACCGATGCCGTCAAAGTAATTGGTAAATACTAA
- the pepB gene encoding aminopeptidase PepB, whose protein sequence is MSEKFIVRLSEDAKPEYLSAGAALSFEKDGAFIHLQQDETLKNIQKAARSIAQQGIKQVHLEGDLWCTESQWAFYQGFVSPKALDGVVFVDNDQSSLKELDALKASATWMRQMINGTAEDIYPESLAGKAAEFIQSLAPEHVSYQIIKGDALLEQQWIGIHEVGRGSERPPVLLELDYNPTGNDDTPVSAALVGKGITFDSGGYSIKPSEGMLTMKCDMGGAATVTAGLALAIQRGFDRRVKLFLCCAENLISGHAYKLGDILTYKNGTTVEIVNTDAEGRLVLADGLMAAGETGAELIIDAATLTGAALVAVGQEYNALFGLDKALVGDVQQFASDEFEAAWPLPLEKWHQNNCPSPYADTANSRAQKGGGFGGASNAAGFLSRFVPNEGQGWVHIDLAASFQNSAGGQWAAGATTLGMRTVARTLQEKA, encoded by the coding sequence ATGTCAGAGAAATTTATTGTACGACTGAGTGAAGACGCAAAACCAGAGTATTTATCTGCTGGTGCTGCATTGTCGTTTGAAAAGGACGGTGCTTTTATCCATTTACAACAAGACGAAACGCTGAAGAATATTCAAAAAGCGGCTCGTAGCATCGCACAACAAGGGATTAAACAAGTTCATCTAGAAGGTGACTTGTGGTGTACTGAATCTCAATGGGCTTTTTATCAAGGGTTTGTGTCACCAAAAGCGCTAGATGGTGTGGTGTTTGTTGACAATGACCAGTCAAGTCTTAAAGAACTTGATGCATTAAAAGCGTCGGCAACATGGATGCGTCAGATGATCAACGGGACGGCCGAAGACATTTATCCTGAAAGCCTTGCTGGAAAAGCGGCTGAGTTTATTCAGTCATTGGCACCTGAGCATGTTAGCTATCAAATCATTAAAGGCGACGCGCTGTTAGAGCAGCAATGGATTGGTATCCATGAAGTAGGACGTGGCAGTGAGCGTCCTCCTGTGTTGCTTGAGCTTGACTACAACCCAACAGGTAACGATGACACACCAGTTAGTGCGGCACTTGTGGGTAAAGGGATCACGTTTGACTCAGGTGGTTACTCGATTAAGCCAAGCGAAGGCATGCTTACGATGAAGTGTGATATGGGCGGGGCGGCAACCGTAACGGCTGGTTTAGCGCTGGCTATTCAACGTGGTTTTGACCGTCGTGTTAAGTTGTTCCTATGTTGTGCTGAGAACCTCATCTCAGGCCATGCCTATAAGTTAGGTGATATTCTTACCTACAAAAATGGTACCACAGTTGAAATCGTGAATACGGATGCTGAGGGTCGCTTAGTGCTTGCTGATGGCTTGATGGCTGCCGGTGAAACAGGCGCAGAGCTTATCATTGATGCCGCGACATTAACGGGTGCTGCGCTCGTTGCTGTAGGCCAAGAGTACAATGCGTTATTTGGTTTAGATAAAGCGCTTGTTGGAGATGTGCAGCAGTTCGCGAGTGACGAATTTGAAGCCGCGTGGCCGTTACCTCTAGAAAAGTGGCATCAAAATAACTGTCCATCGCCTTATGCGGATACAGCTAACAGCCGAGCGCAAAAAGGTGGCGGCTTTGGTGGTGCATCGAATGCAGCGGGTTTCCTGTCTCGCTTTGTACCAAACGAAGGTCAAGGTTGGGTGCATATCGACCTTGCAGCTTCTTTCCAAAATAGCGCTGGTGGTCAATGGGCCGCAGGTGCGACGACGTTAGGTATGAGAACCGTAGCGAGAACGCTCCAAGAAAAAGCGTAA
- the gluQRS gene encoding tRNA glutamyl-Q(34) synthetase GluQRS, producing MSPSLKQTGSYRGRFAPSPSGPLHFGSLVAALSSYLDAKVNQGKWLVRIEDIDTPRVVAGAADNILTTLEAYGLYWDEDVVYQSQRHALYQAYLTTLKSDSLVYACQCTRKQIKAMGGFYNNHCRALALSWQDNALRLQQRCPVTEFNDAIQGMVVIPSAIAHEDYIVKRRDGLFAYQLVVVVDDIEQKISHIVRGADLLAPTARQISLFRQLNQPSPEYAHVPLAVAEPGFKLSKQNHAPAIDNRNPLPTLYAALRYLHVPVDSLHNYQDVEALLTHAIDIFSLDRVPKVQEIQLDSLENGDFAFRPLFSSTSI from the coding sequence GTGTCCCCAAGCTTAAAGCAAACTGGGAGCTATCGCGGTCGATTTGCTCCCTCGCCTTCCGGACCGCTTCATTTCGGCTCTCTTGTGGCCGCTCTGAGTAGCTATTTAGATGCAAAAGTCAATCAAGGTAAATGGCTCGTTCGCATCGAAGACATAGACACACCGCGTGTAGTTGCTGGTGCTGCCGACAATATATTAACCACTCTTGAAGCATATGGCCTTTACTGGGATGAAGACGTTGTCTATCAATCACAGCGCCATGCTCTATACCAAGCCTATTTGACGACACTAAAATCAGACTCTCTTGTGTATGCGTGTCAATGTACTAGAAAGCAAATTAAAGCAATGGGTGGGTTTTACAACAATCATTGCCGAGCTTTAGCGCTAAGTTGGCAAGATAACGCTTTGCGCCTACAGCAGCGCTGTCCAGTTACTGAATTTAATGATGCAATACAAGGCATGGTTGTCATTCCCTCTGCAATTGCTCATGAAGATTACATCGTTAAACGCCGCGACGGCTTATTTGCTTATCAATTGGTGGTGGTAGTTGACGACATAGAGCAAAAGATTAGTCATATCGTGCGTGGTGCCGACCTGCTAGCGCCCACAGCGAGACAAATTAGTTTATTTCGGCAACTCAATCAGCCATCACCTGAGTACGCTCACGTACCACTGGCTGTCGCAGAGCCCGGATTTAAGTTGTCTAAGCAGAATCATGCTCCAGCTATTGATAACCGCAACCCGTTACCAACCCTTTATGCCGCGCTGCGTTATTTGCATGTGCCGGTTGATTCTCTCCATAATTATCAAGATGTTGAGGCATTACTGACTCACGCTATTGATATTTTTAGTCTTGATCGCGTTCCTAAAGTACAGGAAATTCAACTAGACTCTCTAGAAAATGGCGATTTTGCTTTTCGCCCACTGTTTTCAAGTACTTCAATTTAG
- the panC gene encoding pantoate--beta-alanine ligase gives MQSVTEIKSLRSQIKAWRQQGLSIAFVPTMGNLHRGHFSLVEKAKTLADKVVVSIFVNPMQFGANEDLDSYPRTLEQDKQGLAELETDIVFTPTVETIYPNGLNAQSFVDVPGVSEGHCGGTRPGHFRGVATVVTKLFNLVQPDFACFGEKDFQQLQVIKTMVKDLSIPVEVIGVATQREVSGLAMSSRNGYLSESEKDTAKVLFQALKAASDALENGEKDFAKVTKNATEMLHNAGLKLDYFNICQKDSLKPATLEDNQLVILAAAFLGKVRLIDNIQVTV, from the coding sequence ATGCAATCAGTTACTGAGATTAAATCGTTACGAAGCCAGATTAAAGCTTGGCGCCAACAAGGGTTGAGCATTGCCTTCGTACCAACGATGGGCAACCTTCACCGTGGTCATTTTTCCTTAGTAGAAAAAGCAAAAACCCTAGCGGATAAAGTCGTTGTCAGTATCTTTGTAAACCCAATGCAATTTGGTGCGAACGAAGACCTCGACAGTTACCCACGTACGCTTGAGCAAGACAAGCAAGGCCTTGCAGAACTAGAAACCGATATTGTGTTTACGCCTACCGTTGAGACCATATATCCTAACGGCCTAAATGCGCAGAGTTTTGTTGATGTGCCGGGAGTATCTGAAGGACACTGCGGTGGCACACGCCCAGGGCACTTTCGCGGTGTTGCAACTGTTGTCACAAAACTGTTTAACTTAGTACAACCTGATTTTGCCTGCTTTGGTGAAAAAGACTTTCAACAGTTACAGGTCATCAAAACAATGGTGAAAGACTTATCTATTCCTGTTGAAGTGATTGGTGTTGCGACTCAAAGAGAAGTTTCTGGACTGGCAATGAGTTCACGTAATGGTTACCTCTCTGAATCAGAAAAAGATACTGCTAAAGTACTTTTTCAAGCATTAAAAGCAGCATCTGACGCTTTAGAGAATGGCGAAAAAGATTTTGCGAAGGTAACAAAAAATGCAACAGAAATGCTGCATAATGCGGGTTTAAAGTTGGATTACTTTAACATTTGTCAAAAAGATAGCTTGAAACCTGCTACACTCGAAGATAATCAACTCGTCATTCTTGCCGCAGCTTTTCTCGGCAAAGTCAGACTGATTGATAATATTCAAGTCACAGTCTAA
- a CDS encoding CBS domain-containing protein → MTQTVADLMTPDPFAVIAENTLQDAHNLMKEKNVRHIPVIDEAGALVGMLTQKIMIAKVMGIMATYGANALARKEKQTKVQDIMATDFASVRPNQSLQDVVRFFVDNRHGCMPVVDEQNKLVGILTSSDFVRLAAALLS, encoded by the coding sequence ATGACCCAAACCGTAGCTGATTTAATGACCCCAGATCCGTTCGCAGTGATTGCTGAAAATACCTTGCAAGATGCGCATAATTTAATGAAAGAAAAAAATGTTCGTCACATTCCAGTGATTGATGAAGCTGGAGCCTTGGTTGGTATGCTCACGCAAAAAATTATGATCGCCAAGGTAATGGGAATAATGGCAACCTATGGCGCAAATGCGCTTGCAAGAAAAGAGAAGCAAACAAAAGTACAAGATATTATGGCGACAGATTTTGCGAGTGTGCGCCCAAATCAATCACTACAAGATGTGGTGCGCTTTTTTGTCGATAATCGCCATGGCTGTATGCCTGTGGTAGACGAGCAAAACAAATTGGTTGGAATACTAACATCATCAGACTTTGTGCGACTCGCTGCTGCACTCTTGTCTTAA
- the dksA gene encoding RNA polymerase-binding protein DksA: MPDQKKLGLLAQAGVEPYQEKPGEEYMNEAQRAHFKAILEAWRADLRNEVDRTKTHMQDEAANFPDPVDRAAQEEEFSLELRTRDRERKLIKKIEKTLQLIEDDDFGYCESCGIEIGIRRLEARPTADLCVDCKSLAEIKEKQQGRG; encoded by the coding sequence ATGCCAGACCAGAAAAAACTAGGGTTATTGGCTCAAGCCGGTGTAGAACCTTATCAAGAAAAGCCAGGCGAAGAATACATGAATGAAGCACAACGTGCTCATTTCAAAGCGATATTAGAAGCATGGCGTGCCGATCTACGTAATGAAGTAGACCGTACTAAGACACACATGCAAGACGAAGCGGCAAACTTTCCTGATCCTGTGGACCGTGCAGCGCAAGAAGAAGAGTTTTCTCTTGAACTGCGTACTCGCGACCGCGAGCGTAAGCTAATCAAGAAAATTGAGAAAACACTTCAACTTATCGAAGACGATGATTTCGGCTATTGTGAGTCGTGCGGTATTGAAATCGGCATTCGCCGTTTAGAAGCACGTCCAACAGCTGATCTGTGTGTTGATTGTAAATCTCTCGCAGAAATCAAAGAAAAACAACAAGGCAGAGGATAA